The genomic stretch CCGCCGCCGCTCTCGAGCCGCCGCAACCGCTGCCGCCCGCCGAGGCCGTCGCGCTGCTGGCCGCCGAGGCGCCCGACGAACTCGTCGGCGAGGCCGATCAGCTCGTGCTCTTCGAGCGCGAGTCGGTGATCGTCGAGGACAGCGGCCTGGGCCACCGCTACCGCCATCGCTTCGTGAAGGCGCTCGAGCCCGCGGGCGCGCTCGCGCTCGCCGCCCTGCGCTTCGATTACGACCCCGCAAGCAACGTGCTCGACCTGCGACTCGTGCGCGTGCACCGCGCCGACTCGAGCTGGGTGGACATCGATCCCGCGCTCGCCCGCGACGTGCCGCAGCCCACGGACCTCATCAACTGGGGCGCGCGGATGAAGGTGCTCGGCCTGCCGCCGCTGGCCGTGGGCGACGGCGTCGAGACCCTCACCTACAGCAAGGGCTTCCTGATCGCCTACCTCGCCGCCGACGAGCCCGAGCAGCCCCGGCAGCTCGAGGTGCTCAAGCCCGTGCCGGCCGGCGAGGCCATGAGCCTGCTCGACAGCACGGTCGCGAGTGTTTCTCGCGGGGGCTCCAGTGACGAGCGCTACATCCCGCCCATGCGCGGGCACTTCTACGACGTGCAGCTCTTCCAGAGCGACCTGCCCCAGCGCGAGCGCCGCTACACGGTGAGCCTGCCGGCCACGAAGCCGCTCCAGTACAGCGTCTACAATGGCGAGGTGATGAGCAGCCTGCGCTTCGCCGGCGACCGCCACGACTACGCCTTCTGGAAGGAAAACGTGCCGGCGCTGGTCCACGAGCCGCGCATGCCCGACGCCAGCGACGTCGTGCCCAAGGTGGTGATGGCCACCACCGAGGACTGGGAAGCGAAGAGCCGCTGGTTCGCCGAGACGAACGAGTGGACCTTCGCGCACACGCCCGAGATCGCCGCGAAGGTCCGCGACATCACGCGCGGCCTCGATACCGACGAGGAGAAAGTGGCCGCCCTGCTGCACTGGGTGGCGCAGAACATCCGCTACTTCGGCCTCACGATGGGCAAGGGCGAAGGCTACACGCTCCACCCAGGCGAGATGACCTTCCGCGACCGCGCCGGCGTGTGCAAGGACATCGCCGGCATGCTGGTGACGATGCTGCGCGCGGCGGGCTACGAGGCCTACGGCGCGATGACGATGGCCGGCGCGCGGGTGGAGGACATCCCCGCCGACCAGTTCAATCACTGCGTCGTGGCGCTGAAGAAGCCCGACGGCAGCTTCCAGATGCTCGATCCCACCTGGGCGCCCTGGAACAACCCGACCTGGAGCCGCTGGGAGGGCGAGCAGGACTACGTGATCGGCGACTTCGATGGTCAGGACCTGATGCAGATCCCCGCCTTCAGTCCCGAGGACAACCTGCTCAGCGTGAAGAGCACGGCGCAGCTTGGCGCGGACGGCGCGCTCGATGGCACGCTCGAGTTCACCGGCCGCGGCGTGAGCGACGGCCGCCTGCGCGGGGTCGTCGCCGATCGCGCCGCGCGCGACCTGCGGCCCTATCTCGAGAACTGGCTCGGCGCGCTGACCCCGCGCGCTGAGCTCGTGGATTTCAGTTTCAGCGACCACCGCGACTTCACGCGGGACACAACGCTGCGCCTGCGCTATCGCCTGCCTGGCTGGGCCGAGGATCTCGGCGACAGCCTCGCCCTGCGCTCGCCGGCCCTTGCCCTGCTCGCGGGCAACGGCGCGCTCTGGCGCCTGGCCGGGCTGCCGAAGGCGAAAGAGCGCGTGCATCCCTACTTCATCTGGGCCGGCCAGCGCGTGGAGCTGAGCGAATCGCTCGAGTTGCCACGTGGCAACACCTGGGCCGCGCCGCCCGCGATCGATGAGAAGGAGACCCAGGCTTCATTCCGCTGCGACTGGAAGCCGGAGCGCGGCAGGCTCGACCTCACGGCCGCGCTCCAGGTGGATCGGCGCTTGATCCAGCCCGAGGACTGGCCCGGCCTGCGCGCCGTGGCCGACGCCATCGAGGCGCGCGCCGCCGCCGGACTCACCGCCGGCCGATCCGCTTCACGCAAGGGAGGTGCCCGATGAAGCGCGCCCTGTTGCTCGCCCTGCTCGCCGCCGCCTGCCTCGCAGCCGCGCTGCCGGCGCGCGCCGCCAGCGAGGGCGCCCTCGACTTCACGATCGCCGTCGATCCGGCCGCGCTGCTCGCGGCCGCGCCCGCGCCGCAGCCGGGCGAGGACGGCCTGGTCGTCTACGAGGCGCACCTCTACCGCTACGCGGACGGCCTCATGCGCCACCGCCACCAGCGGCTCCTGCGCGTGGCGACGGAGTGGGCGCTCGAGCGCCTCGCCGACCCGCGCCTGCGCTTCGACAGCGCGCGGCAGAAGATCACAGTGCACGCCGCGCGCACTTACTTCCCCGGCGGCGCTTTCGTGGACTCGCCGGCGAATGCCTTCAACACGGTGACGCCCGGCGAGCTGGCGCTCGCGCCGGACTTCCTGGACATCCAGGAGCTGGTGATCACGCACATTGGCCTCGAGCCCGGCTGCGCGCTCTGGCTCGACACGGAGATCGTGGACACGGCGCCGGCCGGCCTGCCGGAGGGCGCGCTGCTCTTCCCGCAGGGGGAGTTCCCCGTGCTGGAGATGCACATCGACAGC from bacterium encodes the following:
- a CDS encoding DUF3857 domain-containing protein → AAALEPPQPLPPAEAVALLAAEAPDELVGEADQLVLFERESVIVEDSGLGHRYRHRFVKALEPAGALALAALRFDYDPASNVLDLRLVRVHRADSSWVDIDPALARDVPQPTDLINWGARMKVLGLPPLAVGDGVETLTYSKGFLIAYLAADEPEQPRQLEVLKPVPAGEAMSLLDSTVASVSRGGSSDERYIPPMRGHFYDVQLFQSDLPQRERRYTVSLPATKPLQYSVYNGEVMSSLRFAGDRHDYAFWKENVPALVHEPRMPDASDVVPKVVMATTEDWEAKSRWFAETNEWTFAHTPEIAAKVRDITRGLDTDEEKVAALLHWVAQNIRYFGLTMGKGEGYTLHPGEMTFRDRAGVCKDIAGMLVTMLRAAGYEAYGAMTMAGARVEDIPADQFNHCVVALKKPDGSFQMLDPTWAPWNNPTWSRWEGEQDYVIGDFDGQDLMQIPAFSPEDNLLSVKSTAQLGADGALDGTLEFTGRGVSDGRLRGVVADRAARDLRPYLENWLGALTPRAELVDFSFSDHRDFTRDTTLRLRYRLPGWAEDLGDSLALRSPALALLAGNGALWRLAGLPKAKERVHPYFIWAGQRVELSESLELPRGNTWAAPPAIDEKETQASFRCDWKPERGRLDLTAALQVDRRLIQPEDWPGLRAVADAIEARAAAGLTAGRSASRKGGAR